In Rutidosis leptorrhynchoides isolate AG116_Rl617_1_P2 chromosome 2, CSIRO_AGI_Rlap_v1, whole genome shotgun sequence, one genomic interval encodes:
- the LOC139888267 gene encoding uncharacterized protein, with translation MHWTPEEEEILAERRLDVTENPKIGTSQSADSFWNTVIANYAQLAYRKRNNEQITGKWAKMSRDIKVFIGVYNQLKRNWRSGTNDSDVIEAAHEEYRRRQGVPFTHYKA, from the coding sequence ATGCATTGGACTCCCGAAGAAGAAGAAATTTTGGCCGAACGTCGGCTCGATGTGACTGAAAATCCGAAAATAGGAACCTCACAATCGGCCGATTCGTTTTGGAATACGGTTATAGCCAACTATGCTCAACTCGCTTATCGCAAAAGGAACAACGAGCAAATAACCGGAAAATGGGCGAAAATGTCAAGAGATATCAAAGTTTTTATTGGTGTTTATAATCAATTAAAAAGAAATTGGCGAAGTGGAACTAATGACTCGGATGTCATTGAAGCGGCGCATGAAGAATATCGGAGGCGTCAAGGTGTTCCTTTTACGCATTACAAAGCATGA